The proteins below are encoded in one region of Macrococcus armenti:
- the pdxS gene encoding pyridoxal 5'-phosphate synthase lyase subunit PdxS has product MSKIVGSDKVKRGMAEMQKGGVIMDVVNAEQAKIAEAAGAVAVMALERVPSDIRAAGGVARMADPRIVEEVMNAVSIPVMAKGRIGHITEARVLEAMGVDYIDESEVLTPADEEFHLKKDEFTVPFVCGCRDLGEAARRIGEGAAMLRTKGEPGTGNIVEAVRHLRKVNAQVRKLSVMSDDEIMTEAKILGAPYEVLKEIKTLGKLPVVNFAAGGVATPADAALMMELGADGVFVGSGIFKSESPEKFARAIVQATTHYQDYKLIGELSKELGAAMKGLDINKLSLEERMQERGW; this is encoded by the coding sequence ATGAGTAAAATCGTAGGTTCAGATAAAGTTAAACGTGGTATGGCAGAAATGCAAAAAGGCGGCGTTATTATGGATGTTGTTAACGCTGAGCAAGCTAAAATTGCAGAAGCTGCAGGTGCTGTAGCTGTTATGGCATTAGAACGTGTACCAAGTGACATTCGTGCAGCAGGTGGCGTAGCACGTATGGCTGATCCACGTATCGTTGAAGAAGTTATGAATGCAGTATCAATTCCAGTAATGGCAAAAGGTCGTATCGGTCATATTACTGAAGCGCGTGTGTTAGAAGCAATGGGTGTAGACTATATTGATGAGTCAGAAGTATTAACACCAGCAGATGAGGAGTTCCACTTAAAGAAAGATGAATTCACAGTGCCATTTGTATGTGGATGTCGTGATTTAGGGGAAGCTGCGCGTCGTATTGGTGAAGGTGCAGCAATGTTACGTACGAAAGGTGAACCTGGTACAGGAAACATCGTAGAAGCTGTTCGTCACTTACGTAAAGTTAATGCACAAGTACGTAAACTATCTGTTATGAGTGATGATGAAATTATGACAGAAGCTAAAATATTAGGTGCACCATATGAAGTATTAAAAGAGATTAAAACTTTAGGAAAATTACCGGTTGTAAACTTTGCAGCAGGAGGTGTTGCAACACCGGCAGATGCGGCGTTAATGATGGAACTTGGTGCTGATGGTGTATTCGTTGGCTCTGGTATCTTCAAATCTGAATCACCTGAGAAATTTGCAAGAGCAATTGTACAGGCAACTACACATTATCAAGATTACAAACTAATCGGGGAGTTATCTAAAGAATTAGGCGCAGCAATGAAAGGTTTAGACATTAACAAACTTTCATTAGAAGAAAGAATGCAGGAACGTGGCTGGTAA